From Erigeron canadensis isolate Cc75 chromosome 8, C_canadensis_v1, whole genome shotgun sequence, one genomic window encodes:
- the LOC122579898 gene encoding E3 ubiquitin-protein ligase RNF14, whose product MKRGGSRRTPKSHQKNQNFDDTWSFKPLYESQSDDPKSLPQPSTSRSTSSQFIPSNKARNNKNPNWVSKNHNLGTQFGPKQGEDEANKDHDGNKGKEIMKDLNDVQTDNNFEDDFDFDDVVKRLENLRILSEQEPDLSEDLLINNDQLQHDEVLAMESIYGENIFIMDKQNGMRSFQIHIHIEIPVVLTISTKLNSTQNINTNTNESEDFSYSFEVNYIPPIILTCLLPKSYPTHLPPYFTISVQWLDSLKISSLCSMLDSIWNEQHGQEVIYSWAEWLHSSALSYLGFNKEIILGPYGVKHHGDPRAISGCISPDVDVPSLKSYNDEKRVEDFRKNLQECCICLSEFAGSEFIRLPCQHFFCEKCMKTYADVLVQEGTVMKLSCLTAKCGGMIPPGLLKRLLGDKEFEKWESLTLQKTLESMSDVVYCPRCEMVCIVDEDQHAQCSKCFFSFCTLCRGKRHVGDMCLTPEMKLRVLQERQNSTQMNDKQRKREHDLIEELLSVKEIFRDAKLCPSCKMAISKTEGCNKMVCGNCGKYFCYRCNKAIDGYDHFRDGKCELFPQEDVLIWEAQMNPRQLVGQVAAQLFAGVRQLCPQCGQMNAKVGNNNHIFCWACQSHYCYLCGKIVRRGLQHFGPKGCKQHTVG is encoded by the exons ATGAAAAGAGGCGGCAGCAGAAGAACACCAAAATCCcatcaaaaaaatcaaaactttgacGACACTTGGAGTTTCAAACCTCTTTATGAATCTCAATCTGATGATCCCAAATCATTACCACAACCTTCAACTTCAAGATCCACCTCATCACAGTTTATTCCTTCCAATAAAGCTCGTAATAATAAAAACCCCAACTGGGTCTCCAAGAATCATAATCTTGGAACTCAATTTGGCCCAAAACAAGGGGAAGATGAAGCTAATAAAGATCATGATGGAAATAAAGGAAAAGAGATAATGAAGGATTTGAATGACGTACAGACAGATAATAATTTTGAAGAtgactttgattttgatgatgtggtgaaaAGATTAGAAAATTTGAGAATTTTGAGTGAACAAGAACCCGATTTATCTGAggatttgttaattaataatgatCAGTTACAACACGATGAG GTACTGGCAATGGAATCTATTTATGGAGAGAACATATTTATTATGGACAAGCAGAATGGAATGCGGTCTTTTCAG ATTCATATCCACATTGAAATTCCAGTAGTACTAACCATCTCTACCAAACTAAATTCCACCCAAAATATTAATACAAATACCAATGAATCAGAAgatttttcatattcttttgaaGTCAACTATATTCCACCAATAATTTTGACTTGTTTATTGCCTAAGTCATACCCCACACATCTCCCTCCCTATTTTACAATCTCTGTACAATGGTTGGATTCTTTGAAAATTTCTAGTCTTTGTTCCATGTTGGATTCAATATGGAATGAACAACACGGACAAGAAGTTATTTACTCGTGGGCTGAATGGTTGCATAGTTCTGCTCTTTCTTATCTTggatttaataaagaaataattcTTGGCCCGTATGGTGTGAAACACCATGGTGATCCACGTGCAATTTCGGGATGCATCTCCCCAGATGTCGATGTTCCTTCATTGAAGAGTTACAATGACGAAAAACGGGTTGAAGATTTTCGTAAAAACTTGCAAGAATGTTGCATTTGTTTGAGTGAATTTGCTG GTAGTGAATTTATAAGATTGCCATGTCAGCATTTCTTCTGTGAAAAATGTATGAAAACTTATGCAGACGTCCTTGTACAAGAAGGTACTGTGATGAAACTTTCTTGCCTCACTGCAAAATGTGGGGGCATGATACCACCAGGTCTTCTGAAGCGACTGCTTGGTGacaaagaatttgaaaaatggGAATCACTTACATTGCAGAAGACCCTTGAATCAATGTCCGATGTGGTTTATTGTCCAAGATGTGAAATGGTGTGCATAGTAGATGAAGACCAACATGCTCAATGCTCCAAATGCTTCTTTAGTTTTTGTACGCTTTGCAGGGGAAAACGCCATGTTGGAGATATGTGTCTCACTCCAGAGATGAAGCTCCGTGTATTGCAG GAGAGACAGAACTCGACCCAAATGAATGATAAACAACGGAAGCGTGAACATGATTTGATCGAGGAGCTTCTTAGTGTCAAAGAGATATTTCGAGATGCAAAACTATGTCCGTCTTGTAAGATGGCAATTTCAAAAACGGAGGGCTGCAACAAAATGGTCTGTGGAAACTGTGGCAAGTATTTTTGCTACCGATGTAATAAGGCCATTGATGGCTACGACCATTTCAG GGATggaaagtgtgaactttttccACAAGAAGACGTTCTAATCTGGGAGGCGCAGATGAACCCACGACAATTAGTGGGCCAGGTAGCTGCTCAACTGTTTGCTGGTGTTAGACAGTTGTGCCCTCAATGTGGTCAAATGAATGCGAAG GTTGGCAATAATAATCACATATTCTGCTGGGCTTGTCAAAGCCACTACTGTTATCTGTGTGGAAAGATTGTCAGGCGTGGCTTACAACACTTCGGCCCAAAGGGGTGCAAACAACACACTGTCGGATAG